The Blattabacterium sp. DPU genome includes a window with the following:
- a CDS encoding cell division protein FtsQ/DivIB produces MISLFCFSQKTHKNRTLKKVHIVIDPLSQNHFLNDEIIKNILFSKTEKIDKKIDQLCILRMEKKLNNYPFIKKSEVFLSVNGILNIKIWQKEPILRIKNGNKEYYLTKDAENLELSSFYSSKVILAKGPFSIKEKKYLTNLVQYINSDELLKNQIISIKKNKKNSFVLIPKIGNHHIILGNIKDFKNKLNKLKAFYKQYLNKIDINQYRSIDLQYKDQVVAKKR; encoded by the coding sequence ATGATATCGCTTTTTTGTTTTTCTCAAAAAACACATAAAAATAGAACTTTAAAAAAAGTTCATATTGTCATTGATCCTTTGTCTCAAAATCATTTTTTAAATGATGAAATTATTAAAAATATTCTATTTTCTAAAACAGAAAAAATTGACAAAAAAATCGATCAATTATGTATATTGAGAATGGAAAAAAAATTAAATAATTACCCTTTTATAAAAAAATCTGAAGTGTTTCTTAGTGTTAATGGGATTCTTAATATTAAAATTTGGCAAAAAGAGCCCATATTAAGAATAAAAAATGGAAACAAAGAATATTATCTTACTAAAGATGCAGAAAATTTAGAACTTTCTTCTTTTTATTCATCAAAAGTTATTTTAGCAAAAGGACCTTTTTCAATAAAAGAAAAAAAATATTTAACGAATTTAGTACAATACATAAACTCGGATGAGTTATTAAAAAATCAAATTATTAGTATCAAAAAGAATAAAAAAAATTCATTTGTTTTAATTCCAAAAATAGGGAATCATCATATTATATTAGGGAATATAAAGGATTTTAAAAATAAATTGAATAAATTAAAAGCATTTTATAAGCAGTACCTAAATAAAATAGATATCAATCAGTACAGAAGTATTGATTTACAATATAAAGACCAAGTAGTCGCAAAAAAAAGATAA
- the mraY gene encoding phospho-N-acetylmuramoyl-pentapeptide-transferase, whose amino-acid sequence MMNYSTYTFLININPIFYRAIITFFLSFCIALILYQIIICWNKKNSIIGEQIRDLGLFGQKEKEGTPTMGGLVIIFSTLISTIFFSNLNNVYVLMLIMTTLYMGCLGFIDDYIKIKHSKKGLGIMGKIFSQVILGIFIGITMYFNTSISTIQKQKVESKNFFSLKKEEYGFKTTIPIFSYIYHNNEFNYAYLLNWYNKKWKKYTWIIFIPIVVVIITFISNGSNLTDGIDGLTAGISSIIFATLSVLSIISSNKIYSSYFHFIYIPHLEEIIIFSFSFLGSLISFLWYNTYPAQIFMGDTGSLTIGGVIATLAIINRKELTLPILCGIFFIENISVIIQVLYFRYSKKKYGIGKRIFLMSPLHHHFQKLGYHENKIFNRFIIIQMMLSMLVFILLII is encoded by the coding sequence ATGATGAATTATTCAACTTATACTTTTTTGATTAACATAAATCCTATTTTTTACAGAGCTATTATAACTTTTTTTTTATCGTTTTGTATAGCTTTGATATTGTATCAAATAATTATATGTTGGAATAAAAAAAATAGTATTATAGGAGAACAGATACGAGATCTGGGCCTTTTTGGTCAAAAAGAAAAAGAAGGAACACCAACGATGGGAGGTCTTGTCATTATATTTTCCACGTTAATTTCTACAATATTTTTTTCAAATTTAAATAATGTGTATGTTTTAATGTTGATCATGACTACGTTGTATATGGGATGCCTTGGATTTATAGATGATTATATTAAAATAAAACATAGTAAAAAAGGACTTGGTATAATGGGAAAAATATTTAGTCAAGTTATATTAGGAATTTTTATTGGAATCACTATGTATTTTAACACAAGTATTTCTACTATTCAAAAACAAAAAGTAGAATCAAAAAATTTTTTTTCTTTGAAAAAAGAAGAATATGGGTTTAAGACCACTATTCCCATTTTTTCTTACATATATCATAACAATGAATTTAACTATGCTTATCTTTTAAATTGGTATAATAAAAAATGGAAAAAATATACATGGATTATTTTTATTCCTATTGTTGTTGTAATTATTACGTTTATATCCAATGGATCTAATTTAACTGATGGAATAGATGGATTAACAGCAGGAATTTCTTCTATTATTTTTGCTACTTTATCTGTATTATCTATAATTTCCAGTAATAAAATATATTCATCATATTTTCATTTTATATATATTCCTCATTTAGAAGAAATTATTATATTTTCTTTTTCTTTTTTAGGATCTTTAATTAGTTTTCTTTGGTATAATACTTATCCAGCCCAAATTTTCATGGGAGATACTGGAAGTTTAACTATAGGAGGAGTTATTGCTACGTTAGCTATTATCAATAGAAAAGAATTAACATTGCCTATTTTGTGTGGAATTTTTTTTATAGAAAATATTTCTGTTATCATACAAGTATTGTATTTTAGATATTCTAAAAAAAAATATGGTATAGGAAAAAGAATTTTTCTTATGTCTCCTTTACATCATCATTTTCAAAAACTAGGATATCATGAAAATAAAATTTTCAATCGTTTTATTATTATACAAATGATGCTCTCTATGTTAGTATTTATTTTATTAATTATATAA
- a CDS encoding penicillin-binding protein, producing MKQKRYIFLYKSYLIGFLFIFIAALIILNLFYIQNYSEGYKKYVIEKTIRTNLIKAKRGNIYASDNSILAMSVVRYDIHIDFRSISEKLFQENIYSLSNSLDFLFKKPKFFFYKKFQYEKKRGNRYFLLAKNLDYPHFKILRNFPIFNKGQIRGGFIVEKKICRIHTLENIGKRTLGYDDHRGKVGLEGAFSKYLKGKDGKRLEQRISFKIWKPLKSENDINPEDGKDVYSTIDIYLQDIAYHALLQELSISQADHGCVILMDVKSGEIPAMINLERTKKNTYEDLRNFSVWEGSEPGSTFKTMAILAALEDKKIDVDMIVNTKGGIMKLRGKKIRDSHYNGYVEMNPKQILELSSNVGVAKIIYENYKDNPEKFIEHLRKWKLDKKIGIDIPGESMPFIPNRNSKHWSSITLPWMTFGYNIKLTPLQILTFYNAIANQGKMIKPLFIKEIKYHGKSIKKYTKPILMNPSIAQKSSLIEIQNMLAGVVKNGTAKKYYNPEWPYAGKTGTTQLNYWKKEKSLSYNSSFVGYFPAKNPKYSCIVVISKPEKGYYGIEVAVPVFDKIARSIYPRIGRKILLKNKKNKENLLNQIIESKNLYNNNKWIMPNVISFPGKEIIPLLENKGFHIQYEGIGKVISQSILPGKKLRKNQTIFLKLEE from the coding sequence ATGAAACAAAAAAGATATATTTTTTTATATAAATCTTATTTAATTGGTTTTTTATTCATATTTATTGCCGCACTAATTATTTTAAATTTATTTTATATTCAAAATTATTCAGAAGGATATAAAAAATATGTAATAGAAAAAACGATTAGAACTAATTTAATAAAGGCCAAACGTGGAAACATTTATGCATCAGACAACAGCATTTTAGCAATGTCTGTTGTAAGATATGATATTCACATTGATTTTAGATCCATATCTGAAAAATTATTTCAAGAAAATATTTATTCTTTGTCTAATTCTTTAGATTTTTTATTTAAAAAACCCAAATTTTTTTTCTACAAAAAATTTCAATACGAAAAAAAAAGGGGAAATAGATATTTTCTATTAGCAAAAAATTTAGATTATCCACATTTTAAAATATTACGAAATTTTCCCATTTTTAATAAGGGACAAATACGAGGTGGTTTTATTGTGGAAAAAAAAATATGTAGAATACACACATTAGAAAATATTGGAAAAAGAACATTAGGATATGATGATCATAGAGGAAAAGTAGGATTAGAAGGGGCCTTCAGCAAATATTTAAAAGGAAAAGATGGCAAAAGATTAGAACAACGTATTAGTTTTAAAATATGGAAACCATTAAAATCAGAAAACGATATTAATCCAGAAGATGGAAAAGATGTTTATTCCACTATAGATATATATTTACAAGACATTGCTTATCATGCATTACTTCAAGAGTTGTCTATTTCTCAAGCAGATCATGGATGTGTGATTTTGATGGATGTCAAAAGCGGAGAAATTCCTGCTATGATCAATCTGGAGAGAACTAAAAAAAATACTTATGAAGATTTAAGAAATTTTTCAGTATGGGAAGGAAGTGAACCTGGATCCACTTTTAAAACGATGGCCATTCTTGCTGCTTTAGAAGATAAAAAAATAGATGTAGATATGATAGTAAATACTAAAGGAGGAATCATGAAATTGAGAGGAAAAAAAATTAGAGATAGTCATTATAATGGATATGTTGAAATGAATCCAAAACAAATTTTAGAATTATCTTCAAACGTGGGAGTAGCAAAAATTATTTATGAAAATTATAAAGATAATCCAGAAAAATTTATCGAACATCTACGTAAATGGAAATTGGATAAAAAAATAGGAATAGATATCCCAGGAGAAAGTATGCCTTTTATACCAAATAGAAATAGTAAACATTGGAGTAGCATTACCTTGCCATGGATGACTTTTGGATATAATATAAAATTAACACCTTTACAAATACTTACTTTTTATAATGCTATTGCAAATCAAGGAAAAATGATTAAACCCCTGTTTATTAAAGAAATAAAATATCATGGAAAAAGTATTAAAAAATATACAAAACCTATCCTAATGAATCCTTCTATAGCTCAAAAATCTTCTCTAATTGAAATTCAAAATATGTTAGCAGGAGTAGTAAAAAATGGAACCGCTAAAAAATATTATAATCCAGAGTGGCCTTATGCGGGAAAAACGGGAACTACACAGTTAAATTATTGGAAAAAGGAAAAATCCTTATCTTATAACAGTTCTTTTGTTGGATATTTTCCGGCTAAAAATCCCAAATATTCTTGTATCGTAGTTATTTCAAAACCAGAAAAAGGATATTACGGAATTGAGGTTGCAGTTCCTGTATTTGATAAAATTGCTAGATCTATTTATCCTAGAATAGGAAGAAAAATACTTTTAAAAAATAAAAAAAACAAAGAAAATTTATTAAATCAAATTATAGAATCAAAAAATTTATATAATAATAATAAATGGATCATGCCTAATGTAATATCTTTTCCTGGAAAAGAAATCATTCCTCTATTAGAAAATAAGGGATTTCACATACAATATGAAGGAATAGGAAAAGTAATTTCTCAATCTATTCTACCCGGAAAAAAATTGAGAAAAAATCAGACTATATTTCTGAAATTAGAAGAATGA
- a CDS encoding FtsW/RodA/SpoVE family cell cycle protein: MKIYEKVDLFLIFNKYIKGDRYLWAFISLLAIFSFLPVYSASTNLVTTYGGTNTVFGYLLKHALFLLVGFCILFLTQFIDYKYFYRMSILSMPIVFILLIFTMTQRKELDGVNASRWLHIPIINVSFQTSSIAGLVLFIYCARYLAQQKKKRINFINSFFPLLFPIFFIIGMIFPANGSTAAIVFLSVLILLFIGGYPFTSIVGVFLMGILFAGIYIYSVIQWGNPMNRVYTWKSRIEKFLDHESEESYQMKQSKTAIVLGNKFGRGPGKSVLKAFLPQSSSDFIYAIIIEEYGSIGGIILLFIYILILMRIMIIATKVQNYFCSLLVLAVGFPIINQALINMGIAVGLFPVTGQTLPLISAGGTSMWVTFFSFGIILSVSRLIYENSTDTTKIITDHES; the protein is encoded by the coding sequence ATGAAAATTTATGAAAAAGTAGATCTGTTTTTAATTTTTAATAAATATATCAAAGGAGATAGATATTTATGGGCTTTCATATCTTTGTTGGCTATATTTTCATTTTTGCCAGTTTATTCTGCTAGTACAAACTTAGTTACTACATATGGAGGAACAAATACTGTATTTGGTTATTTATTAAAACATGCTCTTTTTTTGTTAGTTGGATTTTGTATCCTTTTTTTGACTCAATTTATAGACTATAAATATTTTTACCGTATGTCTATTCTTTCCATGCCTATCGTATTCATTTTATTAATTTTTACGATGACTCAAAGAAAAGAATTAGACGGAGTAAACGCTTCTCGTTGGTTACATATTCCTATTATAAATGTTTCTTTTCAAACTTCCAGTATTGCTGGGTTAGTTCTTTTCATTTATTGTGCCAGATACTTAGCTCAACAAAAGAAAAAACGAATAAACTTTATAAATTCGTTTTTCCCTTTGTTATTTCCAATATTTTTTATCATTGGTATGATTTTTCCTGCTAATGGCTCTACTGCTGCTATTGTTTTTCTATCCGTTTTAATCCTCCTTTTTATAGGAGGATATCCATTCACTAGTATTGTAGGAGTTTTTTTAATGGGTATTTTATTTGCAGGAATATATATTTATTCTGTAATTCAATGGGGAAATCCTATGAATAGAGTTTATACATGGAAAAGTCGTATAGAAAAATTTTTGGATCATGAATCTGAAGAAAGTTATCAAATGAAACAATCTAAAACAGCTATTGTTTTAGGAAATAAATTTGGTCGTGGTCCGGGTAAAAGTGTTTTAAAGGCTTTTTTACCACAATCTTCTTCAGATTTTATTTATGCTATTATAATAGAAGAATATGGATCTATTGGAGGTATAATACTTTTATTTATATATATATTAATTTTAATGAGAATTATGATAATAGCTACAAAAGTACAAAATTATTTTTGTTCTTTGTTGGTATTAGCTGTTGGGTTTCCTATTATCAATCAAGCTCTTATTAATATGGGAATAGCTGTTGGCTTATTTCCAGTTACAGGACAAACTTTGCCGCTGATTAGTGCTGGAGGGACTTCTATGTGGGTGACTTTTTTTAGTTTTGGAATCATATTAAGTGTCAGTAGACTTATTTATGAAAATTCGACAGACACTACTAAAATTATAACAGATCATGAATCATAG
- the murG gene encoding undecaprenyldiphospho-muramoylpentapeptide beta-N-acetylglucosaminyltransferase, translating into MNHRPKIIIGSGGTGGHIYPGIAIANELKKKIPETNILFIGSKNHMEMKEIPRLGYSMEKIYISGGIDKFFSISGFIVFIQLIYSLFLANKIIKRFSPDIVIGTGGFVSFPTLYAAKKNKIPILIQEQNSLPGLTNRIFSRYANKICIAYEQAKKYFPKEKTIITGNPVRSEILKLPGREKACIHLGLKKTKPIILSIGGSQGSNSMNNAWIKGLKKLIELDMQLIWQVGRLDIHKIMKNEMSYHSNIIFMEFIEDIPTCYAAADIIVSRAGALTISEICLIGKPYILIPFPGSSNDHQNKNAKILEEKQAALIIKNEEIDKKLVNYVIQLVNDFNMRKKMSRNILKLGKPKATNDIVNEILQIIS; encoded by the coding sequence ATGAATCATAGACCTAAAATAATTATTGGAAGTGGAGGAACCGGAGGACACATATACCCGGGGATAGCTATTGCTAATGAACTTAAAAAAAAAATTCCAGAAACCAATATTTTGTTTATTGGATCTAAAAATCATATGGAAATGAAAGAAATTCCTAGATTGGGGTATTCTATGGAGAAAATTTATATTTCAGGTGGAATAGATAAATTTTTTTCTATATCAGGTTTCATTGTCTTCATACAACTAATATATAGCTTATTTTTGGCAAATAAAATTATTAAAAGATTCTCTCCAGATATAGTTATTGGAACAGGTGGATTTGTTAGTTTTCCTACTTTATATGCTGCAAAAAAAAATAAAATACCTATTCTAATTCAAGAACAAAATTCTTTGCCTGGATTGACCAATAGAATATTTTCTCGTTACGCAAATAAGATATGCATTGCTTATGAACAAGCGAAAAAATATTTTCCAAAAGAAAAAACAATTATAACTGGAAATCCAGTAAGATCTGAAATATTGAAATTACCTGGTAGAGAAAAAGCTTGTATTCATTTAGGATTAAAAAAAACAAAACCTATTATTTTATCTATAGGAGGGAGTCAAGGGTCCAATAGTATGAATAATGCTTGGATAAAAGGATTAAAAAAGTTAATTGAATTGGATATGCAACTTATTTGGCAAGTCGGAAGATTAGATATTCATAAAATTATGAAAAATGAAATGTCTTATCATTCTAATATTATTTTCATGGAATTTATTGAAGATATCCCAACATGTTATGCTGCTGCAGATATCATTGTTTCTAGAGCTGGGGCATTAACTATATCAGAAATATGTTTAATAGGAAAACCATATATATTGATTCCTTTTCCTGGATCTTCAAATGATCATCAAAATAAAAATGCTAAAATATTAGAGGAAAAACAAGCTGCTTTAATTATAAAAAATGAGGAAATAGATAAAAAATTAGTGAATTATGTTATACAATTAGTGAATGATTTCAACATGAGAAAAAAAATGAGTAGAAATATATTAAAATTAGGAAAACCTAAAGCAACAAACGATATTGTAAATGAGATATTACAAATTATTTCATGA
- the ftsA gene encoding cell division protein FtsA, with translation MEYQDIAIGLDVGTTKIVAMVGRRNEYNKIEILGIGRSKSVGVHRGVVNNITQTIEAIREAVSEAEHSSGLKIKEVIVGIAGQHIRSLQHNDYITRLDFENVISQKDIQKLIDQVHKLVMQPGEEIIHVLPQEYKVDSQVEIVEPIGMYGSRLEANFHVVVGQISSIRNIGRCVKAAGLNLSGMTLEPLASAEAVLSTEEREAGVALVDIGGGTTDIAIFKDNIIRHTAVIPFGGNVITENIKTDCLIIERQAELLKIKFGSAWPGENKETEIVCIPGLRGRDPKEISLKHLSQIIHIRVCEILEQVNVEIKNYGNEEHKKRLIAGLVMTGGGSQLKHIRPLTEYITGMDVRIGYSNEHIAGGENGIISNPEYATSIGLVIKGLDDKKKYCCTTTAGMVHGQDENSELISTKFYNKSRRLNYEEDKKKKNKTKSKSFLEIWADKFRQILNDTE, from the coding sequence ATGGAATATCAAGATATAGCTATAGGTCTTGATGTGGGAACCACGAAGATTGTAGCTATGGTAGGAAGGAGAAATGAATATAATAAAATTGAGATCTTAGGCATAGGTAGATCTAAAAGTGTGGGTGTACATAGAGGAGTTGTAAATAATATAACTCAAACAATTGAAGCTATTCGTGAAGCAGTATCCGAAGCAGAACATAGTTCTGGTTTAAAAATAAAAGAAGTTATTGTTGGAATAGCAGGACAACATATTAGAAGTCTACAACATAATGATTATATTACTAGATTAGATTTTGAAAATGTCATCAGTCAAAAAGATATACAAAAATTAATAGATCAAGTTCATAAACTGGTCATGCAACCAGGAGAAGAAATTATTCATGTTCTTCCACAAGAATATAAAGTTGATAGTCAAGTAGAAATAGTAGAACCTATAGGAATGTATGGAAGTCGTTTAGAAGCAAATTTTCATGTAGTAGTAGGACAAATTTCTTCAATTCGAAATATTGGAAGATGTGTAAAAGCTGCAGGATTGAATTTATCTGGAATGACCTTAGAACCTTTAGCTTCTGCTGAAGCTGTATTAAGTACCGAAGAGAGAGAAGCTGGTGTTGCTTTAGTGGATATAGGAGGAGGAACAACGGATATTGCTATATTTAAAGATAACATAATTCGTCATACTGCTGTGATTCCTTTTGGAGGAAATGTTATAACTGAAAATATAAAAACAGATTGTTTAATTATTGAACGGCAAGCAGAATTACTAAAAATAAAATTTGGATCTGCATGGCCAGGAGAAAATAAGGAGACAGAAATTGTTTGCATTCCCGGATTAAGAGGTCGTGACCCTAAAGAAATTTCTTTAAAACATCTTTCACAAATTATTCATATACGAGTATGTGAAATATTAGAACAAGTGAATGTAGAAATCAAAAATTATGGAAATGAAGAACATAAAAAAAGACTTATTGCAGGACTAGTGATGACAGGTGGAGGATCTCAACTGAAACATATTCGTCCATTGACAGAATATATTACTGGAATGGACGTTCGTATAGGTTATTCTAATGAACACATTGCTGGAGGAGAAAACGGTATTATAAGTAATCCAGAATATGCTACATCCATAGGATTAGTAATTAAAGGATTAGATGATAAAAAAAAATATTGTTGTACAACAACTGCAGGTATGGTACATGGACAGGATGAAAATTCTGAGTTGATTTCTACAAAATTTTATAATAAAAGTCGTAGATTAAATTATGAAGAGGATAAAAAGAAAAAAAATAAAACAAAATCAAAATCTTTTCTTGAAATTTGGGCAGATAAGTTCCGGCAAATATTGAATGATACAGAATAA
- the murC gene encoding UDP-N-acetylmuramate--L-alanine ligase, whose product MNLNKIDYFYFIGIGGIGMSSIARYFHTMGKTVHGHDQNKTFLTKELEKEGISINYHDSIEILPKWVLSKQCLIVYTPAIPRQHKQWIYLKKYGKNIKKRSQVLALITENDICIAIGGTHGKTTTCTLLGHILYSVGMNITAFLGGISENYQSNLILNNVFSEKKIFLVEADEFDHSFLYLSPNIACITSLDQDHVDTYPRKESLKEAYIVFSNRIKKPYKKIFLCQEESFISNNAIYYSVIKKGNYYSNHLYIKENKWYFDFHTPTETWESLPLPIPGKHNLKNITAALAISDYLKIPKEKIIKALFLFKGIKRRYSIHYQSSKKIYIDDYAHHPTEINAFIDTVRECFPNKKILGIFQPHLFSRTKFFEKSFAKSLEHLDILILLDIYPAREFPINGINSNNLLKKIRMSYKETSTISKVLEKIEKKHFDIILTMGAGDIDTLIIPIKEWLYKRYG is encoded by the coding sequence ATGAATTTAAACAAAATTGATTATTTTTATTTTATAGGAATAGGAGGAATAGGAATGAGTTCCATCGCCAGATATTTTCATACTATGGGTAAAACTGTTCATGGACATGATCAAAATAAAACTTTTTTAACAAAAGAATTAGAAAAAGAAGGAATATCTATCAATTATCATGATAGTATAGAAATATTACCAAAATGGGTATTATCCAAACAATGTTTGATTGTGTATACTCCAGCTATTCCACGTCAACATAAACAATGGATATATTTGAAAAAATATGGAAAAAATATAAAAAAACGTTCTCAAGTATTGGCTTTAATTACAGAAAATGATATTTGTATAGCTATAGGAGGAACACATGGGAAAACAACCACTTGTACCTTGTTAGGCCACATTTTATATAGTGTTGGAATGAATATTACTGCTTTTTTAGGAGGAATATCTGAAAATTATCAATCGAATTTAATATTGAATAATGTTTTTAGTGAAAAAAAAATTTTCTTGGTAGAAGCTGATGAATTTGATCATTCTTTTTTATATTTATCTCCTAATATAGCATGCATAACGTCTTTAGACCAAGATCATGTAGATACTTATCCCAGAAAAGAATCCTTAAAAGAGGCATATATCGTTTTTTCAAATAGAATAAAAAAACCATATAAAAAAATATTTCTTTGTCAAGAAGAATCTTTTATCTCCAATAATGCTATATATTATTCCGTAATAAAAAAAGGAAATTATTATTCTAATCATCTTTATATAAAAGAAAATAAATGGTATTTTGATTTTCATACTCCTACAGAAACATGGGAATCTTTACCTTTGCCTATTCCAGGTAAACATAATTTAAAAAATATTACTGCAGCATTAGCTATATCTGACTATCTAAAAATTCCTAAAGAAAAAATTATAAAAGCTTTATTTTTATTTAAAGGAATAAAAAGAAGATATTCCATTCATTATCAATCTTCTAAAAAAATATATATAGACGATTATGCTCATCATCCCACGGAAATTAATGCATTTATTGATACTGTAAGAGAATGTTTTCCAAATAAAAAGATATTGGGTATTTTTCAACCTCATTTATTTAGTAGAACTAAATTTTTTGAGAAATCTTTTGCAAAAAGTTTAGAACATCTTGATATTTTAATTTTACTAGATATCTATCCAGCTAGAGAATTTCCTATAAATGGAATTAATTCCAATAATTTGTTAAAAAAAATAAGAATGAGTTATAAAGAAACATCTACTATATCCAAAGTTTTAGAAAAAATTGAAAAAAAACACTTTGATATTATTTTGACAATGGGAGCAGGAGATATAGATACCTTAATTATTCCTATAAAAGAATGGTTGTATAAACGATATGGATAA
- a CDS encoding UDP-N-acetylmuramoyl-L-alanyl-D-glutamate--2,6-diaminopimelate ligase: MKKLLKNVLKKVHVLEIIGKNPFKFIEGISIDSKIVQPNMIFVSIKGKKADGHQFIIDAIQKGANTIICENNSFFIHKHITYVLVPDSVKALGIISSNFYDHPAKKIKLIGITGTNGKTSVATILHQLFSKMGEKSILISTIEIKIISKKYPTTHTTPNIIEINKYLNISIQKGCKYAFMEVSSHGIHQKRIAGLLFQGGVFTNITHDHLDYHKSFDHYLYTKSLFFENLSKKAFALINADDENSHKIIKKTRAKTYYYSIKKNANFKFQILKENMNGSQLLIDDHQIFTHLIGRFNIYNLLASYATAILLGKNKNDILKKIKYVKPIKGRFEQFISNSGIHIIVDYAHNPYGLKSILNTIKIIKKNNEKLICVIGCGGNRDIEKRSVMGKIVYETCDISIFTSDNPRYEDVNKIFNDMKNFKSYLKKKSIFTFVKREEAIQTAIQIAQKKDIILIAGKGHETFQEIKGIHYFFNDMKITKNLLKICDK; encoded by the coding sequence ATGAAAAAACTATTAAAAAATGTACTAAAAAAAGTGCATGTATTAGAAATAATAGGAAAAAATCCTTTTAAATTTATAGAAGGAATTTCTATAGATTCCAAAATAGTACAACCCAATATGATTTTTGTTTCTATAAAAGGAAAAAAAGCAGATGGACACCAATTCATCATAGATGCTATACAAAAAGGAGCTAATACTATAATTTGTGAGAATAATTCTTTTTTTATTCATAAACATATTACCTATGTCCTTGTTCCAGATTCTGTAAAAGCTTTAGGTATTATATCATCCAATTTTTATGATCATCCTGCAAAAAAAATAAAATTAATAGGAATTACCGGGACAAATGGGAAAACATCTGTAGCTACGATACTTCATCAACTATTTTCTAAAATGGGAGAAAAAAGTATTCTTATTTCTACTATAGAAATCAAAATAATATCTAAAAAATATCCAACAACACATACCACTCCGAATATTATTGAAATTAATAAATATTTAAATATTTCGATACAAAAAGGATGCAAATATGCTTTTATGGAAGTAAGTTCACATGGGATCCATCAAAAAAGAATTGCAGGATTATTATTTCAAGGAGGAGTTTTTACCAATATTACACATGATCATTTAGATTATCATAAATCTTTTGATCATTATTTATATACTAAAAGTCTTTTTTTTGAAAATTTATCTAAAAAAGCTTTTGCATTAATTAATGCTGATGATGAAAATTCACATAAAATAATAAAAAAAACTAGAGCTAAAACCTATTATTATAGTATAAAAAAAAACGCTAATTTTAAATTTCAAATTTTGAAAGAAAATATGAATGGAAGTCAATTACTAATTGATGATCATCAAATTTTTACTCATTTAATAGGAAGATTTAATATTTATAATCTATTAGCTAGTTATGCAACAGCTATTTTATTAGGAAAAAATAAAAATGATATTCTTAAAAAAATAAAATATGTAAAACCCATAAAAGGACGTTTTGAGCAATTTATATCTAATTCAGGTATTCATATTATTGTAGATTATGCTCACAATCCATATGGATTAAAATCTATTTTAAATACTATTAAAATCATAAAAAAAAATAATGAAAAATTAATTTGTGTCATAGGTTGTGGAGGAAACAGAGATATAGAAAAACGTTCTGTAATGGGAAAAATTGTTTATGAAACATGTGATATATCTATTTTTACATCTGATAATCCTAGATATGAAGATGTAAATAAAATATTCAATGATATGAAAAATTTTAAATCATATCTAAAAAAAAAATCTATTTTCACTTTTGTGAAACGAGAAGAAGCTATTCAAACTGCAATTCAAATTGCTCAAAAAAAAGATATTATTCTAATAGCTGGAAAAGGACATGAAACTTTTCAAGAAATCAAAGGAATACATTATTTTTTTAATGATATGAAAATAACTAAAAATTTGTTAAAAATTTGCGATAAGTGA